The Watersipora subatra chromosome 7, tzWatSuba1.1, whole genome shotgun sequence genomic interval acctgcacaaaatcatttcctGATGATATgaggtttgaaagttacagttgtttgccaaagtttgaaaagctttacagctattttcattttttcttttaatttatttgaacttcacaaaacacttttctcatgatatgttgtttgaaagtaaaaatggaaaatgttgttatatgttaaatacaaatcaattttccgcccaaacacttttttattacccagccaacgccgggtagcacatcTAGTACctctatatgtaatataaattgtcTTCATTTGTTGGTTTGTTTGCCTTCTATGCATTCTGAAACTATTGAGTGAATTTGGACCAAACTTTTGAATTGCAACTTTTATGGGTCCACAAATGGCTTCAGGTATATTGTTTAAGGGTAATGGAAATAGAGGCCTTTTAGGGGTAAAAACAGCATCACtggagtatgtattttactgtcactactataacaTAAGCTGTAGTTGTCAGGTGTGAATGAATCTTTTGAAGTTAAACTTCAATGGGTTTAAGCATGGTTTAAAGATGTTGATGTCTTGGAGGACAGGATTGAAAAACTTTAGGTGGATAAACCTTATCAATTCAATGTCAACACTACAACTTGGGTCACAACTTTTACAACTTGGGCTGGGGAACTTaaatcaaacttttaaaaagaaCATTCTGTATGAGTAAGAAAGGTTTAAACATATTGAGGTGTAAGATGGAGTGGGTTCGAGTACCTCTATTAGCATTTGCTGACACTCCAATTGCTCAATTGCTGATACTCTAAGCAATTACTAGGAGTATCAGTAATTGTCAGTATTAAACTTCAACCAATTGTGAAATTTAAGTTAAATCCTAAAAAAGATAAGTTATTTAACATGAACCACAAGTTTACAGAAAGTTGATAAAAACAATATGTAACAAATAATCTGCAAGTAGTAAACTTGCTGTTCGCTTATGATTTCATAATCAAACTGCATTGTGTTAGATTTGCTCTAAAACCATTAGCCTAAGTAACTAAACAACAATTTTGTCTTccaaaccaataaaaatctAATATACATTACAACTCCTCATGGATTAAACaagacaaaatataatatatttgttgatTTCAGATCATTATTATTTTGCtatgaaaatgtataaataaactcaaatgttgtttatcatattattatcgAGCAGGATGtttattttagttaaaattaaaaacctttCTTCTCACCTTTTAGAACAATAAAAGCTATGCTAGGTTCTGTCATAAGTGCATTAAAAGTCAATTTTTCAGCAGAGGACAAACATTTGCTGAAATACATTCTACCAGATTCTCAGAGTATATTGAGCTTGAATGCGTCCTGAAAAGTGGTTAAGAGCCTTGAAAATATATGTAAGAAACAACTAATGCAAATCGCGATGTTTAGCACCACAAGAAacagaatacatgtattctgCAAGTGAAGTAAATGAAGAAGTGTTTATTTGCACAAATCAAGCATGAACTTATTAAAAATCTTAATtaaacatacacatatataatattttgcaaacatATTCAAAGCTGATGTACAATTTTACATCGAGAGAATAAAACAGCTCATATATGTCAGTCTATTTATGACATTAAAATGAAGTCTGTGTTAGGgcttgcaaataataaaaatgttaaaacttcTCACAAACAAAGGCTGCAATCGATGCTGAGCATGGATAATCATCCCACTTGAAATTCTCTAAGTTGGACCCTGAAGAAGATCTGGTGTGGTCAAAAGTTTGAATGCAGTAGTTGTTTGCGTTTGGACTAGGTTGCACCTGTTCCCAGTCACCAAGAATTATATCTTTCTGGTCTCTACCAAACCACTGCCATTTTCCTCCAGTTTTCCTTCCTCCAATCCAAGCCCAGCTGCTCTTCCAATCTGTGAATATAACAGTGTACCACTTCACTACTGATTAAAAAGAGCTCTGAGTTGACCTCTGAATAATGCCTATGCTTTTGAGACCAAATCTTTACTTGTTGAATAACGATTTCACTATTTAATAACATTGTAAGAAGTAAAATTTTGTCTCAATTGATTTTTAGGCAGAAGATAGAATCAGCTACATATTATaaagttattataatatattaaaacttcATCGAGTTTGAGAGATGGATATTAGTAACAGAAACTGGTTTATGGATGCGCTCAATTAATATGATAGTCAAGGTTCAAATTTTAGTCAAAACACATACCTGGATCTGTCATTCTCAAGTTCTTGTACCAGTTGATGGATTCCACACAGTCAAGCACTGCTAGATATTCTCCAGCAGCTTCACAGAAGGCTTTAGCTGCGTACCAAGTTTTAGGTTGTCGAACAATACGTAAACAGCTGCAGGCAAATGGGTTGTAGGCGTAACCTGGTGGACAGGTTTTTCCAGCTGAAATGTTTATTTAAATAAGTGCAAGTTTTATGAACGACCTTTGAACTTTTCTAATTTTTTAATCAGGCATTAATGACAGCCTTATACTTACTGCAACTGCATTTGCAACAAGCGTTGACTTGAAGGCTGCAGACAACAGCAGCCAATACAAAGAGAGACATCATGTATGTCTTCATCTTCAATCTTTACCAGAATATCTTCAAATTCACTGTGAAAAGTCTTATATACGAGTTGAATCGATGACTAATTCCCGCAAATACATTGATAGAATCTAATTTAAACCATGCCAAATTGTGTATGTTACATCAAAGCTATTAACTATGGCTCTTTAGTGCTTCAGTGATTTCTAGACAAATAGATAACGATCAAAGTACAGACACCTTACCATATCTAGTAAGTGCTATTTCAAATCTTTCACAGGTCATTTGACATTGAAGATGAACTAAAGTTCATATCTGATTACcaacttaaatttaattaaaaatagatCAAACTCATTTGACAAGTATAATTAatcgttttcaaatttttttgagtCTATTTTAAAGAATTGATTACTATTTGTGTCATGcattacatttaaaaacataaCTTATCAGTTTACAAAGCTTAACTTATCAATGTTGATGAGAAACGGAGGTCCTagcattaatatttttaatgattcCAATtgtggtatatatttatttactgctaacaatattttgcaaaattgaAATGCAAATTTGTACAAATatcatttaaaattatatataaactttagaaatattaataaacagtattatttaatatacaaCAAGCATTTAGATTAATTTCTATTAAATCATTCTATATCTGCATGGGTTACCGGAAATGCATAGATCAGATCTTGATGAAAAGTTGACAATTAGCTGCTCTGACTGTAGTGCTCCCTGAGTATATACttagtttaaagttttatgaGAAACAAAGTAATTtcttaaataaataaagaggTTTTTATATGAAGaactaaattaacaaaaaagaCTACAAAGTGCAGAGATTAAAACGGCCAGATTTAATCTGGCTGATTTAATCTCAGATTTAACTTTAATCTGAACAATTAAAATTGTCCAGATTAAAATTTTTCGCAGCATTTGTTAAATGCTCTACCTTGCCTTTTGTTACTGCTTTTTTTAAAGGTTTCTCAAATTAGCAGTTGCCATTGATAAATTTCTTCTTCTTCAAAAGCTGCTAAGCTGACACCGATTATGATATTCCAAAGACAGC includes:
- the LOC137400455 gene encoding P-selectin-like, which codes for MKTYMMSLFVLAAVVCSLQVNACCKCSCTGKTCPPGYAYNPFACSCLRIVRQPKTWYAAKAFCEAAGEYLAVLDCVESINWYKNLRMTDPDWKSSWAWIGGRKTGGKWQWFGRDQKDIILGDWEQVQPSPNANNYCIQTFDHTRSSSGSNLENFKWDDYPCSASIAAFVCEKF